The Clostridioides difficile genome has a segment encoding these proteins:
- a CDS encoding sugar phosphate isomerase/epimerase: MAVGVASLLFNIEEALKICESTKEITHLEIGIDNISECSELCKYKQRISKLGLSIGIHLPMELNTCENIEYIRASWISFIEKIELELKGFDIRYFNLHLGYVMTNRLKKNRDKYLDNSVDFLNKINTDSYICIENTYSKSGDFSNIGNISYDFEYIFKRIKNSKICFCYDTGHCLIDEDDYLNNLKDKIKLIHLSDNDGINDIHVGIGRGILSEESVKEVLKLDAEYLVLEINYEDVEDTISKLNHIVGEG; encoded by the coding sequence ATGGCAGTTGGTGTGGCATCTTTGTTGTTTAATATTGAAGAGGCTTTAAAGATTTGTGAAAGTACAAAGGAAATAACTCATTTGGAAATTGGAATTGATAATATATCTGAATGTAGTGAGTTATGTAAATATAAGCAGAGAATTTCTAAACTAGGGTTGTCTATAGGAATACACTTACCTATGGAATTAAACACTTGTGAAAATATAGAATATATACGAGCTTCGTGGATAAGTTTTATTGAGAAGATAGAATTAGAGCTAAAAGGATTTGATATAAGGTATTTTAATCTTCATTTGGGTTATGTTATGACAAATAGACTTAAAAAGAATAGGGACAAGTATTTAGATAATAGTGTAGATTTTTTAAATAAGATAAATACAGATTCATATATTTGTATAGAGAATACTTATTCAAAAAGTGGGGATTTTTCAAATATTGGAAATATATCCTATGATTTTGAATATATATTTAAGAGGATTAAAAATTCTAAGATTTGTTTTTGTTACGATACTGGACACTGTTTAATTGATGAGGATGATTATTTAAATAACTTGAAAGATAAGATAAAATTGATACACTTAAGTGATAATGATGGTATCAATGATATACATGTTGGTATAGGAAGAGGTATTTTATCTGAAGAGAGTGTTAAAGAGGTTTTAAAATTAGATGCAGAATATTTAGTATTAGAAATAAATTATGAAGATGTTGAAGATACTATAAGTAAATTGAATCATATTGTAGGAGAGGGTTAA
- the lepB gene encoding signal peptidase I, producing the protein MGEAVKKEVVEWIKVIVIALVLAFAITRFIVPTIVKGESMYPTLVERDYLIVNRIAYKVGEPKYKDIIVFKTDLTEENGKKKDLVKRVIGVPGDHVKIKDSKVYVNDKLLDEVSYIHNNRTDGDIDIVVPEGKLFAMGDNRERSLDSRYDEVGLVDEHTVLGKVLVRLYPFSKIGTID; encoded by the coding sequence GTGGGTGAAGCAGTTAAAAAAGAAGTTGTAGAGTGGATAAAAGTGATTGTCATAGCTCTTGTTTTGGCCTTTGCAATAACACGTTTTATAGTGCCAACAATAGTTAAAGGAGAATCAATGTATCCTACGCTTGTAGAACGTGATTATTTGATAGTCAATAGAATTGCGTACAAAGTAGGAGAGCCAAAATACAAAGATATAATAGTATTCAAAACCGACTTAACAGAAGAAAATGGAAAGAAAAAAGATTTAGTAAAAAGAGTTATCGGGGTTCCTGGTGACCATGTAAAGATAAAAGACTCCAAGGTATATGTAAATGATAAATTGTTAGATGAGGTTTCCTATATACATAATAATCGTACTGATGGAGATATTGATATAGTAGTTCCAGAAGGAAAATTATTTGCAATGGGAGACAATAGAGAAAGAAGTTTAGATAGTAGATACGATGAGGTTGGATTGGTCGACGAGCACACCGTTTTAGGAAAAGTTCTAGTCAGATTGTATCCATTTTCTAAGATAGGGACTATTGACTAA
- the lepB gene encoding signal peptidase I translates to MNETIKEEIVEWIKIIITALFLAFIITRFIKPTLVNGESMYPTLKPHDYLVANRMTYKLSEPKCGDIMIFKTDLLQDDGRKKELVKRVIGVPGDHLKIKDSKVYINGKLLNEVSYIHDNYTEGDIDMVIPQGKVFAMGDNREVSLDSRYKEVGLVDEQNIKGKVIVRVFPFTQIGIFE, encoded by the coding sequence ATGAATGAAACTATTAAAGAAGAGATTGTAGAGTGGATAAAAATAATTATTACTGCACTTTTTTTGGCATTTATTATAACTCGCTTTATAAAACCAACATTAGTAAATGGAGAATCAATGTACCCAACACTTAAACCACACGATTACTTAGTGGCAAATAGAATGACATATAAATTATCAGAACCAAAATGTGGAGATATAATGATATTTAAAACTGACTTGTTGCAAGATGATGGAAGAAAAAAAGAGTTAGTAAAAAGGGTTATAGGTGTACCAGGGGACCATTTAAAAATCAAAGATTCTAAGGTTTATATAAATGGCAAGTTATTAAATGAAGTTTCATATATACATGATAATTATACTGAAGGCGATATTGATATGGTGATTCCTCAAGGTAAAGTATTTGCTATGGGAGATAATAGAGAAGTAAGTTTAGATAGTAGGTATAAAGAAGTGGGATTAGTGGATGAACAAAATATTAAAGGAAAAGTTATTGTAAGAGTGTTTCCTTTTACACAAATAGGTATTTTTGAGTAG